The following is a genomic window from Candidatus Rokuibacteriota bacterium.
GAGCTGGTGGATCTACCTCGTGGCGCTGCTCGTGATCACCGGTTTCTTCGTCTGGTGGCGGGGTTGGTGGTAGCTGCCGGTTGCTGCCAGTAACGAACCTATAGGGAGTTGCCATCCATAGGAGATCAATGTATCGTTCTGTCCGATAGCTTGGTAGTGGGCGCGCCGCCGTTTCCCATGGGTAGGGGGGTGGCCCTGTGGTCCGAATGCCGGCTGATCGGGGCCTGCGGTTGCGAAGCGCCGTCCAGCGGGCCTATTCCGCAGCCGCGGCACGACCCGAGGAAAAACACGCCTTCCCCGTTGGACGAGTCCTGGCCGAGCGACTCGGATACCCAGCCGAACTTCTGGACAGCTTGCCGGCCATGGCGGTCGAGGCCTTTGCCGGAGTCTCCAACGTGGCCGTCTTCGCCTCTCTCCCGCCCGGCGC
Proteins encoded in this region:
- a CDS encoding methyltransferase type 11 — encoded protein: MPADRGLRLRSAVQRAYSAAAARPEEKHAFPVGRVLAERLGYPAELLDSLPAMAVEAFAGVSNVAVFASLPPGA